The following DNA comes from Rhinolophus ferrumequinum isolate MPI-CBG mRhiFer1 chromosome 15 unlocalized genomic scaffold, mRhiFer1_v1.p scaffold_54_arrow_ctg1_1, whole genome shotgun sequence.
GAAGGTGGTGCAGCAAATTGTGCACCAGGCCAGCGCGGGCCACCAGATCATCGTGCAGAACGTGACCATGGACCAGGAGGCGGGGCTGGGTCCGGAGGCAGCTGCCGCCGACACCATCACCATCGCCACCCCCGAGAGCCTGACGGAGCAGGTGGCCATGACGCTGGCCTCGGCCATCAGCGAGGGCACTGTGCTCACGGCCCGTGCAGGTGCAAATGGCGCCGAGCAGGCCACCGTGACCATGGTTTCATCAGAGGACATTGAGATCCTGGAGCACACAGGCGAGCTGGTCATCTCCTCGCCAGAGGGCCAGCTCGAGGTGCAGACCGTCATCGTCTAGCGTTGGCACCTCTAGGGTCccactgggctgggctggggcacgGGCAAGGACCTGAAGCACCCTACTCACGCCTACCTGGCCTGGTATGGAGAAGACGGGGCACAGAATTCAGATGTTCAGAGATGTGGGAGTATAAATACGTTTTTGTTGCTTTacaataaaacatgaaaacacaCCACTTGTGATGTTGCAGCAGGGGCAGCCTTCGGCACTGGTACCACTGCCCTGGCAGGTTCCCTGGTGTCAGCACCTGCCTGCCCAGGCCACCCTCTAGACTCGTGCCTGGCCGCCCGCCCAGTGCACCCGATGAGGCTGGCGGCACCTTGGCGGTGTGTGGGTGTCGCTGGCATGTGGACAGGCAGCCTCCTGCTGGTGCCCTACCCACCGGGAGCTGTGGCCCCAGCTTCCTGAGGCCCACCAAAGTGCCCTGGGGTAGGGCACCGAGGCTGGGGGGCCAGGAGCCTCTGATGAGATGTAGGAGAAGCAGCAGGAGACACGGGGACAAGAATGGGGCTGGTCTTTCCTAATTGCGCTGCTTGCATCCCCCGAGTGGATGTAGCTCCAGGAGAGAGATTCTGGGTGACCTAGtttctggggggtggggacaagAACAAGGCCTGGACCGTGGGTTTGGCTGGTCCTCTCCCCCAGTTGTGACACAGCTCTTGGGATGTTGGCAGGGGCTTCTGAGTCCTGGTTCTGACAGACTTGGGGGCCCAGAGCAGGCTCAGGGTGGATCCGTTGTCACcttgccctggggtgggggtctcCATGGGAATGAGAGCCAGAAGTTCTGACATTCAACTCCATGGAGGGGGTGGGACCCAGAAGAGTCCGGCCCCTCCCTGGTCAAGGCCTCAAATACCCACCCCTGCCCAGGCACCAGAGCTGTTGTCTGCCCAAGTTCTTGCAGTCTGTCCTGTGCCACGGACACTTCCAGCTTGGACCTCAGAGCCCTGTCTGGACCCAGATCCTAAGCCTCTGATTCCACCCCAACCACATCTCAGGTGAGTCTGGGAGCTGGGCAGAGCCAGGGGATGGATGGCAATGGGGTCCCTCTATTTGGGCTTCCGTTTTCCCACGGAATAAGAGAATGGTGGCGAGCCCGGCACAGCACCCTAGGAAGACCTAGAGCATAGGGGACATTGCGCCTTGGTGCCAGCCAGCATTGGGCCATAGACCCTGCGCGACCCCCGCgccagggaagagagaagtggcTGGGTGTTTCTGAGTCCAGGTCCGCGCTCACGTGAGCGGTGTCTGTCCCTTCCAGCCCGCCGGCTCCTCGCAATGGGCCGGCCGCGGGCCCTACTGGCCGCGCTGTGGGCGCTGGGAGCCGCCGGGGCAGCAGCGCTGCGCATTGGAGCCTTCAACATCCAGAGCTTCGGCGACAGCAAAGTGTCGGACCCTGCCTGCGGCGACGTCATCACGCAAGTGAAGTCGGGGACCTGGGGCGGGGCTGCAGCTGGGCTCCGCGGGCGAATCCACCGCGTGTGACACCCCCGCTGCTGTCCCCTTCCCAGATCCTGGCTGGCTATGACATCATGCTCGTGCAGGAGGTGCGAGACCCGGACCTGAGCGCCGTATCGGCGCTTTTGGAGCAGATCAACAGGTGTGGTGGGCAGGGTCCAGCGTCGCAAGCTCCGGCCGGGATGCCAGGCCTCGGCGCGGTGCCTTGACCCAGGGCCTGGCCCGTATCTCCTCAGCGTGTCTAGGCACAAGTACAGCTTCGTGAGCAGCGAGCCCCTGGGGCGGGACCAGTACAAGGAAATGTACCTGTTCGTCTACAGGTGAGGGGCGGGGACGCGGCGCGCAGGGCAGGAGGGGACCGGCTCAGCGCGCCCACCCGCCTTCTGCCTCCAGGAAGGACTCGGTGTCGGTCGTGGACACGTACCAGTACCCGGACCCGGAGGACTCCTTCAGCCGCGAACCTTTCGTGGTCAAATTCTCAGCCCCCGGCTCCGGTGAGGCCCCGCCCCCCGGGCCCCGCCCCCGCAGGCTCTGCCCTGCCTGACACCCACCCCCTCCCGCAGCTGCCAAGGAGTTGGTGCTCGTCCCGCTGCACGCAGCGCCGCACCATGCAGTAGCGGAGATCGACGCTCTCTACGACGTGTACCTCGACCTGATTGACAAGTGGGGCACCAACGTAAGCCCCGCGCCCCGCACAGCCCCGGGTCCCCGGAAGCGCGCCCTGGGGCAGCCACGGAGTCCTGGGCTCCGCCAGGCGGGCTCACACCCTGGTTGCCCGCAGGACATATTGTTCCTGGGTGACTTCAACGCGGACTGCAGCTACGTGCGGGAGCAGGACTGGGCGTCCATCCGCCTGCGCAGCAGCGAGGTCTTCAAGTGGCTGATCCCGGACAGCGCCGACACCACGGTGGGCAACTCGGACTGCGCCTACGACCGCATCGTGGTCTGCGGAGCCCACCTGCGCAGGAGCCTGAAGCCCCAGTCGGCTGCTGTGCACGACTTCCAGGAGGAATTCGGCCTGGACCAGACTCAGGTGAATGCAGAGCCCGGCAGGGATGGGGATCCCCAGGCTGCCCCGCGCAGGTAGGCGGAAGGAGCCAGCTCCTTGctgcccagggccctgccctccctgcacTACTTTCTAGAAAAGGCTCCTGGAGGTTTTCTGGCTGAATGGAACAAGTCTGTGATGGTAGGATACGATGCCCTTTGTCTCTTGAGGTGGGGATCCCAAGTCTGTCCTCACCCCACCTGCAGGCAGCAGCAGGGGTGGACAGCCCAGGCCTCACTTGTCTGCTCCCCAGATGAAGTGGTTTGTAGAAACCCAGTGGGCTCCATCCTGGAGCCGGGATGGGAGGCAGCGCTGTTCTCTGAGGTGGAGCCTGAGGACAGGCTGCCCAGCAGACCTCTGAGGTTCACCCTTCTCCTTCCAGGCCCTTGCCGTAAGTGACCATTTTCCTGTGGAGGTGACCCTCAAGGTCCACTGACAGGCTGGAGGCCTGGCCAGAGCACACTGCCTGCAGACTGGCCATGAGGTAGAGCCTCACAGGGCTTCTTCAGGATGGCAGGCCAACCCCCAGCAAGGCCACAGAGCAGGGTCGGCTGGGCCTGGACAAGCGGCCATGGACACGTTACGGGATCactgagcctgtttccccatctgtaaaatgggctaccaccacctacctcacaggggtGTGAGGAGCACCTCAGAGTGCTGGGCGCAgctgtgctcaataaatgtgcacGAGCGCTCGGCCAGGACCACACACAAGTTGGCTCGGAGGCCTCCGTCCTTTCTCAGGACTCAGCCCTTCTGCAGCACAAACCCGTCCTGCAGTCTGGCAGGTCCCTTAGGGGAGAGGCACAGCCTGGCCTGTCAGTGTCACATCTTGCTGGGAACTGCCGCCTCCAAACCACTGAAAATGCTTCCAAGAACCTGTACTGAGCGCAGTGGGGCTCAGTACTCACACCCACAGGGACAGTGTTCAGGTCCAAGGCCAGCCTCCTAGCTGGATGTCCCTCCTGCAGGAACCCTCAGGCACTGGTCTGTATCATAGGTCCTGCCCTGTCCAGCACTGCCAGGGAAGTCAGGTTAAGGCCCTGCCCACAGAACTCGCATACCTCCCAGTGTACAGCAATTCCTGGGTAGCAGCAGGTGTGGTCTTTCCCTGGGTAGTTCCTCCTCAGGGGCCCTGTGCTGGGACAGGACAGTGGCCTTTGTCCCAGGTAAGCCCTGAGTGTCGGGAACAAGCAGAGCTGGGGTACACGCAACTGATGGGTCTGATGAAGTTTCTGGTTTTCGAAACATCTTATCTCTGGCAGGATTTGGGAACTGTCCTGAATTATATGGGAGGAAAAGCCTTTATTTCGAGTTTGAGCAAGTGCTCCTTGTGAAGTCTTTCTAAAATAAGATCTAGGACACTCAGCATAGAATACCTCTCAAGGAATGCCTGCTTTGTCCTTCTCCAAGGTCTCCCGATTTCTCTTGAATTGTCATACACTCCCACCTCTGAACTAAGTGAAATGTGGTGGCCAAAGAACTTTTCTCAGGGTGGGGGATCTTGTAAGTATCATCAGGGACCCTGGCTGCCTGGCCTTACGCTTCCAGCAATGAAAACCACCCAGTGACCAGGAATGGACAACCAGAGGACTTTATTCACAATTCTGCTTTAGGAAAGGAGACACTCAGTGGTGACACTGCTGAGGTCCACACGGTCCCACCTGCCAGTTCATGATTCCCAAAGCCAGACACTGCCCGCCGACCTCACCCTGCCCAGCTGCCAGGCAGGAAAGGCactggtgggtggtggtgggcaTTAGGACGCTAGCTACAAGGAAAAGGGCCTTCTGAGAAGAagatcagcaaaacaaagagctgAAAGGACTTTCAAGCTGGAAAATACCTAGTTTAAAACCCCTTGAGACCAGAGGACCCCCGAAGGCCATATATGCCCAGAGCCTGTGTGGGTGGCCTAGCCTTTCTTTTGTTTGAGCTTTTCTAAGTACATCTGCAGCGACTTCTGGATGGAGTCTCTGGAGATGAAACTGACAAAGTTCTGGATATCCGCATCGCGCTGTTTCAGCAGGCGGTCCGCGGTGGGCTTTCGCATCATGTTCTTGGTCAGCTGTCGAGCGTGGTCTAAACAAAATGGGGCCCACGTATAAAAACCCACTCTTTGAGACGGTGGCATCATTCCCAATCTTCCCAAGAGAGTTCCAACAGAAACTCTGGTAGAAAACTTAGGAGATACAAgtagagggaagaaaatgagaatcaCCTGTTTCCCACTGCCCACtgatttctttgaaaaacatacaTGATACTGTGAAAACTGCCTTTCAAACTTGTTCTTTTCCCTCAACTATATCATTGAGAGTATT
Coding sequences within:
- the DNASE1L2 gene encoding deoxyribonuclease-1-like 2 — its product is MGRPRALLAALWALGAAGAAALRIGAFNIQSFGDSKVSDPACGDVITQILAGYDIMLVQEVRDPDLSAVSALLEQINSVSRHKYSFVSSEPLGRDQYKEMYLFVYRKDSVSVVDTYQYPDPEDSFSREPFVVKFSAPGSAAKELVLVPLHAAPHHAVAEIDALYDVYLDLIDKWGTNDILFLGDFNADCSYVREQDWASIRLRSSEVFKWLIPDSADTTVGNSDCAYDRIVVCGAHLRRSLKPQSAAVHDFQEEFGLDQTQALAVSDHFPVEVTLKVH